In Aquimarina sp. TRL1, a single window of DNA contains:
- a CDS encoding DUF4494 domain-containing protein: protein MNTTWYECKVKYRKVDESGSHKMVTEPYLVDALSYTEAETRINEEMSAYISEEFKITNIKIANFAEIHPFENSDRWFKSKVSLITFDEESGKERKSNMYLLVQANDIKEAFDNTTRMMKDSMSDYTIPAIAESPIMDVFPYFTGEEDQLEKFKSIKASMHSEEEIPPSIPPTPDTDTLESKVPDFSPEETEVLSVNETDSTDSSENNIF, encoded by the coding sequence ATGAATACTACCTGGTACGAATGTAAAGTCAAGTATAGAAAAGTTGACGAGTCTGGTTCTCATAAAATGGTAACAGAACCTTATTTAGTTGATGCATTATCTTATACGGAAGCTGAAACTAGAATTAATGAGGAAATGTCTGCCTATATTAGTGAAGAATTCAAAATTACAAATATAAAAATAGCCAACTTTGCAGAAATTCATCCTTTCGAGAATTCTGACCGCTGGTTCAAATCAAAAGTATCTCTTATTACATTTGATGAAGAAAGTGGTAAAGAAAGAAAGTCAAATATGTATCTTTTGGTACAGGCTAATGACATAAAAGAAGCGTTTGACAATACTACTCGTATGATGAAAGATTCGATGAGTGATTATACAATCCCAGCAATAGCTGAATCTCCGATCATGGATGTTTTTCCCTATTTTACTGGAGAAGAAGATCAATTAGAAAAGTTCAAATCGATAAAAGCTTCCATGCATTCAGAAGAAGAAATTCCTCCATCAATTCCACCTACTCCGGATACTGATACTCTTGAAAGTAAAGTACCGGATTTCAGTCCGGAAGAAACAGAAGTTCTCTCTGTAAATGAAACTGATTCAACAGATAGTTCTGAGAATAATATATTCTGA
- a CDS encoding Ig-like domain-containing protein translates to MKKTKLKSNFWRIRTMSLKITAFLFFLCLSGLTYAQVNTGGSATTANHQKQVIGYITNWDAWKNSKAGVPSAGALTHLNIDYSKYTILNFSFFGVARDGSLHSGDHRNKKIYQQGVSQEPKDLFYTDLYSSWDLHILFGELEYVNYVNADIKRRAEAQGFQVEVGSSRWTHPTWGLSGGLPLPLKKENGVAGLLDMAHQKGVKVMASIGGWSMCKHFPEMAADPVKKAKFIDDCKRLIAIGFDGIDLDWEYPGPYPGMNFTGTDADFANFESLVKDIRAAIGPDKLITSAMSADPRKLDGFNWANLVRDMDYFNMMTYDFNGGWSNIAGHNAPVYPYTGAEVPFFNWQSTLQKLQEHGVPSNKICFGAPFYGRGVITDGPADLNVKTVKRSENIQPDGPIETAADYTNWPKEVYDGTPNHFFIKQKALGANSGWTRKWDDEAKVPYLVKGNFFLSYDDEESVGIKAQFINDNNLGGVIVWTVYGDLEISGTATSFGRKLKRWSNVKSPLINKMNEVFANGGGGGNRPPVVDITAPADNTTVAPGTTITIKANASDPDGAVTKVEFYNGTMKLGEDTTAPYEYAWQNVPLGNYTLTAKATDNENATKNSLPVSITVSDGTPNEPPTVSITSPANNATFDAGASIEVTALAADIDGSIAKVEFFSNGTKLGESTASPHSYTITNAAVGTYSLTAKATDDKGAMATSEAVAITVKTVGGGDCANIPQYVAGTSYTKNQEVKNASQKFKCDVPGWCSSNAAWAYEPGKGAYWQQAWTKVGDCGGSNNSSPITSITSPANNSTFQAGTAITIQATASDSDGTVTKVAFYSGNTKLGEDTTAPYEYVWQNAAAGSYSLTVKATDNEGGTGMSSAVSITVEGGGSNTPPTAKIMSPANGATFDQGAPIVVDVTAKDSDGTIAKVEFFSNGTKIGESTTAPYTTTITNAAAGTYTLTATATDDKGASGSSQSVEIIVKVVGGGGCPNIPQYVAGTSYIRNEEVKNAGQKFKCNIPGWCSSSAAWAYAPGEGAYWQQAWTKTGTCTSRIFLDNSEISVFPNPVVGETIQVTMKSEQKYADFKLEIFNANGIKVLDFKNTVVEKGSNTKTFNISTLQEGLYFFTITKGKEKVRGKIVKR, encoded by the coding sequence ATGAAAAAAACGAAATTAAAATCAAATTTTTGGAGGATAAGGACAATGTCTCTAAAGATTACTGCATTTTTATTTTTTCTGTGTTTATCGGGGCTAACCTATGCTCAGGTAAATACCGGAGGAAGTGCGACAACGGCAAATCATCAAAAGCAGGTAATAGGATATATTACCAATTGGGATGCATGGAAAAACAGCAAAGCAGGAGTTCCTTCTGCAGGAGCACTTACACACCTTAATATTGATTATTCGAAATATACTATTTTGAATTTTTCATTTTTTGGAGTAGCAAGAGACGGTTCTCTACACAGTGGAGATCACAGAAACAAAAAGATCTACCAGCAAGGGGTTTCTCAGGAGCCAAAAGATCTGTTCTATACAGATTTATATAGTAGCTGGGATTTACATATTCTTTTTGGAGAATTGGAATATGTAAATTATGTGAACGCGGATATAAAAAGAAGAGCGGAAGCACAAGGATTCCAGGTAGAAGTAGGTAGTAGTCGCTGGACTCATCCTACATGGGGATTAAGTGGAGGTCTTCCTTTACCGCTAAAAAAAGAAAACGGTGTTGCAGGTCTATTAGATATGGCACACCAGAAAGGAGTAAAAGTGATGGCTTCTATTGGAGGATGGAGTATGTGTAAACATTTTCCGGAAATGGCTGCTGACCCTGTAAAAAAAGCAAAATTTATCGATGATTGTAAAAGATTAATCGCTATTGGATTTGACGGAATTGATCTAGACTGGGAATACCCAGGACCTTATCCAGGAATGAACTTTACTGGAACTGATGCGGATTTTGCAAACTTCGAATCATTAGTAAAAGATATCCGTGCAGCGATTGGACCAGATAAATTGATTACTTCTGCGATGTCTGCGGATCCAAGAAAATTAGATGGATTTAATTGGGCTAATCTGGTAAGAGATATGGACTACTTTAATATGATGACTTATGACTTTAATGGAGGATGGTCTAATATTGCAGGACATAATGCACCAGTTTACCCATATACCGGAGCAGAAGTTCCATTTTTTAACTGGCAGTCAACATTACAAAAGCTCCAAGAGCATGGGGTACCAAGCAATAAAATATGTTTCGGAGCTCCGTTTTACGGAAGAGGAGTAATAACAGATGGTCCGGCAGATCTGAATGTGAAAACAGTAAAAAGATCAGAAAATATCCAACCAGACGGGCCTATAGAAACCGCAGCAGATTATACGAACTGGCCTAAAGAAGTATATGATGGAACACCCAATCATTTCTTTATCAAACAAAAAGCGTTGGGAGCGAATAGCGGATGGACAAGAAAGTGGGATGATGAAGCAAAAGTTCCTTATTTAGTAAAAGGAAATTTCTTCTTGAGTTATGATGATGAAGAGTCAGTAGGAATAAAAGCACAGTTTATAAATGATAATAACTTAGGAGGAGTAATTGTATGGACTGTGTATGGAGATTTGGAAATCAGTGGAACAGCGACTTCTTTTGGTAGAAAACTAAAGAGATGGTCAAATGTAAAATCCCCATTGATTAATAAAATGAATGAAGTATTTGCCAATGGAGGTGGTGGAGGAAACCGTCCTCCTGTGGTTGATATTACAGCACCGGCTGATAATACGACAGTAGCTCCGGGAACAACAATTACGATTAAGGCAAATGCATCTGATCCTGATGGTGCCGTTACTAAGGTAGAGTTCTATAACGGAACAATGAAACTAGGAGAAGATACCACTGCTCCATATGAATATGCATGGCAAAATGTACCATTAGGAAATTATACATTGACAGCAAAAGCAACAGACAATGAGAATGCAACAAAAAACTCACTCCCTGTTTCTATTACAGTAAGCGATGGTACACCTAATGAACCACCAACGGTGAGTATCACTTCTCCAGCAAATAATGCTACATTTGATGCAGGAGCTTCCATAGAAGTAACTGCATTAGCAGCAGATATTGATGGTTCTATAGCAAAAGTTGAGTTCTTTAGTAATGGAACGAAATTAGGAGAAAGTACAGCAAGCCCTCATAGTTATACAATTACAAATGCTGCTGTAGGGACATACTCTTTAACCGCAAAAGCAACTGATGATAAAGGGGCTATGGCTACGTCTGAAGCTGTAGCAATTACTGTGAAAACTGTAGGAGGAGGAGATTGTGCTAATATCCCACAGTACGTAGCAGGAACTTCTTATACTAAGAACCAAGAAGTAAAAAATGCAAGTCAAAAATTCAAATGTGATGTCCCAGGATGGTGTTCTTCAAATGCAGCATGGGCATATGAGCCAGGAAAAGGAGCGTATTGGCAACAAGCATGGACTAAAGTAGGAGACTGTGGAGGGTCTAATAACTCATCTCCTATAACGAGTATCACTTCTCCGGCTAATAACAGTACATTCCAGGCAGGAACAGCTATTACAATTCAGGCAACTGCTAGTGATAGTGATGGAACAGTAACTAAAGTGGCATTTTATTCAGGAAATACCAAGCTGGGAGAAGACACCACTGCTCCATATGAATATGTATGGCAAAATGCTGCCGCAGGAAGTTACTCGTTAACTGTTAAAGCAACGGATAATGAAGGAGGAACTGGAATGTCTTCTGCAGTAAGTATCACTGTTGAAGGAGGAGGTTCTAATACTCCACCTACAGCTAAGATTATGTCCCCAGCGAATGGAGCTACTTTTGATCAAGGAGCCCCTATTGTTGTTGATGTAACAGCAAAAGATTCAGATGGTACGATTGCTAAGGTAGAGTTCTTTAGTAATGGAACTAAAATAGGTGAAAGTACTACAGCTCCATATACTACTACGATTACGAATGCAGCAGCAGGGACTTATACCTTGACAGCGACAGCGACTGATGATAAAGGTGCTTCAGGATCTTCACAGTCAGTTGAGATTATAGTAAAAGTCGTTGGAGGAGGAGGATGTCCTAACATTCCTCAATATGTAGCAGGAACCTCTTATATTAGAAATGAAGAGGTGAAGAATGCTGGGCAAAAGTTTAAGTGTAATATCCCTGGATGGTGTTCTTCTTCAGCGGCATGGGCATATGCACCAGGAGAAGGAGCGTATTGGCAACAAGCGTGGACTAAAACGGGAACTTGTACTAGCAGAATATTCTTGGATAATAGTGAAATCAGTGTGTTCCCTAATCCTGTAGTAGGAGAAACAATTCAGGTGACTATGAAGTCAGAACAGAAATACGCAGATTTTAAATTAGAAATCTTTAATGCTAATGGAATTAAAGTACTGGATTTCAAGAATACTGTAGTTGAAAAAGGCAGCAACACAAAAACATTTAATATAAGTACTTTACAAGAAGGGCTCTACTTCTTTACTATTACTAAAGGTAAAGAGAAAGTAAGAGGTAAAATTGTAAAGCGATAA
- a CDS encoding basic secretory protein-like protein, protein MKTKTKVILGLSMIATILVSGKELPSGDHQTRTNSINVQPCEWGNSFLTPTVDFKDTDRGSVGSRVFHQMISNPEQYMQQKCLEVARVLYRRSQEAPRFRKLGFNIQKKDGQGNSFVAYLLKGDNELTIVVSSEHLTKIYQDSGNNGQIIKDEIDGILYHEVTHGYNHSPEAGGTYDGSSPFWAYTEGIADAVRIHAGFHQTRTPDPNNGRKWLGGYTTTGFFLHYVSQKYDKNFLYKFNEAAKDLGKSWSFDASFKSILGKGVEQVWNEYKNYINSNNKLDYDGDYPWVLDCSGGGGNPTDDVDITNDGGVVTSQHNDSPNGEGINQLIDDNINTKYLTFNNKGWVKYEATKTYKLSSYTITSGNDAPNRDPKSWTLEGSVNGSNWTVIDQRNNQDFPNRRQKRTFTIQNAGTFKSYRLTLTNNSGNILQLSEVELFGKDSDIVVDAPVASFTANQQTITEGNQITFSNTSTGAQQYEWTFTGGNPSTSTAKNPVVRYDREGRYDVQLKVTNSAGSDSAVKRGYITVTRRGTDTCEWGNDFLTPTIIFKDSDGSSTGSQVFHQVIPDAKRHMQQKCLEVAQILYRRSSEAPKFRQLTFEIKDGDFVAYKYGDGDAIGIVVSTRHLTKIYRDSGNDPQVIKDEIDGILYHEVTHGYNNSPEAGGTYDGSSPFWAYTEGIADGVRIYAGYHQTRQPDVNNGKRWLGGYTTTGFFLQYVTQKYDKNFIYKFNKAAKDLGKSWSFDASFKSILGKGVEQVWNEYKNFINSNGKLDYDGDYPWVLDCSDGGGGDPGGEVDITNDGGTVSGEYSDSPSREGIENLIDDQSTTKYLTFHNKAWVQYKAKKSYKLVSYTITSGNDAPSRDPKDWVLQGSNNGRSWVVLDERNNQDFPNRREKRTFTVQDAGVYSYYRLTLTNNSGNILQLSEIELFGKETSLRSNQKNLEEAIEISTYPNPVRDKIYIQRSLQLKNKAVQLEVYDIQGRMILKTVTKGNELDVQRIDSKMYFMMVRYNGSVVYKGRFVKQ, encoded by the coding sequence ATGAAAACCAAGACAAAGGTCATACTTGGATTAAGTATGATAGCCACGATTTTGGTTTCCGGTAAAGAACTACCCTCCGGAGACCATCAAACAAGAACAAATTCAATTAATGTGCAACCATGTGAATGGGGAAATAGTTTTCTGACTCCAACTGTCGATTTCAAAGATACAGACAGAGGCTCCGTTGGATCGAGAGTTTTCCATCAAATGATTTCTAATCCAGAACAGTATATGCAGCAAAAGTGTCTGGAAGTAGCCAGAGTGCTGTATAGAAGATCACAAGAAGCTCCCAGATTCAGAAAACTAGGATTTAATATCCAGAAAAAAGATGGACAAGGAAACAGTTTTGTTGCATATTTATTAAAAGGAGATAATGAACTGACAATTGTAGTGAGTTCAGAACACCTTACTAAAATCTACCAGGATTCAGGGAATAATGGACAGATTATTAAAGACGAAATTGATGGGATATTGTATCATGAAGTAACACATGGATACAATCATTCTCCAGAAGCAGGAGGAACCTATGACGGATCTTCTCCATTTTGGGCATATACGGAAGGAATCGCAGATGCTGTAAGAATACATGCTGGTTTTCATCAAACCAGAACTCCTGATCCGAATAACGGGAGAAAATGGCTGGGAGGATATACTACTACAGGTTTCTTTTTGCACTATGTGTCTCAGAAATACGACAAAAACTTTTTGTATAAATTCAATGAAGCGGCAAAAGATTTAGGGAAATCCTGGTCATTTGATGCTTCATTCAAGAGCATATTAGGAAAAGGAGTAGAACAGGTATGGAATGAATACAAAAACTACATTAATAGTAATAATAAGTTGGATTATGATGGAGATTATCCATGGGTTCTTGATTGCTCTGGAGGAGGAGGAAACCCTACTGATGATGTAGATATTACGAATGATGGTGGAGTTGTAACAAGTCAACATAACGATTCTCCAAACGGAGAAGGAATAAACCAATTAATTGATGATAATATAAATACTAAATACCTTACTTTTAATAATAAAGGATGGGTGAAATATGAAGCGACAAAAACCTATAAATTATCTTCGTATACTATTACTTCTGGGAATGACGCTCCAAATAGAGACCCTAAAAGCTGGACATTAGAAGGATCTGTCAATGGATCAAACTGGACAGTAATTGATCAGAGAAATAATCAGGATTTCCCTAATAGAAGACAAAAAAGAACATTCACTATACAGAATGCAGGAACATTTAAAAGTTACCGCTTAACGCTTACGAATAATAGCGGAAATATTTTGCAATTATCAGAAGTAGAGTTGTTTGGTAAAGACTCAGATATTGTTGTAGATGCACCTGTAGCTTCATTTACGGCGAACCAGCAAACGATCACAGAAGGAAACCAGATAACTTTTTCTAATACTTCTACGGGAGCACAGCAATACGAATGGACATTTACAGGAGGTAATCCTTCCACAAGTACAGCTAAAAATCCTGTAGTTCGATATGATAGAGAAGGAAGATATGATGTACAACTAAAAGTAACAAATAGCGCAGGGTCAGATTCAGCTGTAAAAAGAGGATATATTACTGTGACTAGAAGAGGAACTGACACCTGTGAGTGGGGGAATGATTTCCTAACTCCAACAATAATCTTTAAAGATTCAGATGGAAGTTCGACAGGATCTCAAGTGTTTCATCAGGTGATTCCGGATGCAAAAAGACATATGCAGCAAAAATGCTTAGAAGTTGCTCAGATTCTGTACAGAAGGTCATCAGAAGCTCCTAAGTTCAGACAATTAACTTTTGAGATTAAAGATGGAGATTTTGTAGCGTATAAATATGGAGATGGAGATGCAATTGGAATTGTGGTAAGTACGAGACATTTAACAAAAATTTATAGAGATTCAGGGAATGACCCTCAGGTGATTAAGGATGAAATTGATGGGATTTTATACCATGAAGTAACACATGGATATAACAATTCCCCAGAGGCAGGAGGAACATATGACGGTTCTTCTCCATTCTGGGCATATACAGAAGGAATAGCTGATGGGGTTAGAATCTATGCAGGATATCATCAAACCAGACAACCTGATGTGAATAATGGAAAAAGATGGCTAGGAGGATATACTACTACAGGTTTCTTTTTGCAATATGTAACTCAGAAATATGACAAAAACTTTATCTATAAGTTTAATAAGGCAGCAAAAGATTTAGGAAAATCATGGTCATTTGATGCTTCATTCAAGAGCATATTAGGAAAAGGAGTAGAGCAGGTATGGAATGAGTATAAGAATTTTATTAATAGTAATGGAAAACTAGATTATGATGGAGATTATCCTTGGGTATTAGATTGTTCTGATGGAGGAGGAGGAGACCCTGGAGGAGAAGTTGATATAACCAATGACGGAGGAACTGTATCAGGAGAGTATTCGGATTCACCTTCCAGAGAAGGAATAGAGAATCTGATTGATGATCAGTCAACTACAAAATATCTGACATTCCATAACAAAGCATGGGTACAGTACAAGGCTAAAAAATCATATAAACTAGTATCTTATACGATTACTTCTGGGAATGATGCACCTTCCAGAGATCCAAAAGACTGGGTGTTGCAAGGTTCTAATAACGGAAGATCATGGGTAGTATTAGATGAGAGAAATAATCAGGACTTCCCTAATAGAAGAGAGAAAAGAACATTTACAGTACAAGATGCTGGTGTGTACTCGTATTATAGATTGACATTAACAAATAACAGTGGAAACATTCTTCAGCTATCAGAGATAGAATTATTCGGTAAGGAAACAAGTTTGCGTAGTAACCAAAAGAACCTGGAGGAAGCTATCGAAATTTCGACTTATCCAAATCCGGTTAGAGATAAAATCTATATTCAGAGATCATTACAGCTTAAGAATAAGGCAGTTCAATTAGAGGTATACGATATTCAGGGAAGAATGATCCTGAAAACAGTTACCAAAGGAAATGAATTAGATGTACAAAGAATAGATAGCAAAATGTACTTTATGATGGTTAGGTATAACGGTAGCGTAGTCTATAAAGGACGTTTTGTGAAACAATAA
- a CDS encoding Lrp/AsnC family transcriptional regulator, whose amino-acid sequence MELLDNTDKTILRILQRDSKKTAKEIANLLNLTVSPIYERIKRLEKRGYIEKYVAIVNKNLIDLPITAFCQVSLQSHHESFIDKFENQILNLKEVQECYHMAGQVDFLLKINMRSLEEYHEFVRTKLSKIENIGILNTTFSLKVIKQTSELYL is encoded by the coding sequence ATGGAACTATTAGACAACACAGACAAGACCATTCTTAGAATACTTCAAAGAGATTCTAAAAAAACCGCTAAGGAAATCGCTAACCTGTTAAACCTTACAGTATCCCCTATCTATGAACGTATCAAAAGGTTAGAAAAAAGAGGGTATATTGAAAAATATGTTGCCATCGTCAATAAGAATCTTATCGATTTACCTATTACTGCCTTTTGCCAGGTATCTTTGCAATCACACCATGAATCTTTTATTGACAAGTTTGAAAATCAAATTCTTAATCTAAAAGAAGTACAGGAATGTTACCACATGGCTGGGCAGGTAGACTTTTTATTAAAAATAAATATGAGAAGTCTGGAAGAGTATCATGAGTTTGTAAGAACGAAACTTTCTAAAATTGAAAATATTGGAATTCTCAATACTACTTTTTCTTTAAAAGTCATTAAACAAACTTCCGAATTGTACCTATAA
- a CDS encoding ROK family protein: MNNNMILGVDIGGSHITVACIDIDKKEIIKSQLVSVPVDSQGTADDIIDRWVYAIKEAKKGIPPGALEGIGIAIPGPFDYYNGIFAFRMEQKYDALFCMNIKEILVRRLELSDDTLMRFYNDAACFGIGEVWKGKLKNIKRGLAITLGTGFGASFLFHGLPIQSGEDIPKDGELYHVPFKAGIADDYFSTRWFVKKYAELTGETIAGVKELTEAEDKKLITATIFKEFSENLAQFLAPWLLTYEASALVIGGNIANAWNFFYPILKKELEKRKCYTELHRSELQEDAILLGSARLVNDIFYKGLSF, translated from the coding sequence GTGAATAATAACATGATATTAGGTGTAGATATAGGAGGAAGTCATATTACAGTAGCTTGTATTGATATAGATAAAAAAGAAATAATAAAATCTCAATTAGTAAGTGTACCGGTTGATAGTCAGGGGACAGCAGACGATATTATTGATAGGTGGGTATATGCTATAAAAGAAGCCAAAAAAGGAATACCCCCGGGAGCATTGGAAGGAATAGGAATTGCAATACCTGGACCTTTTGATTATTACAACGGTATTTTTGCTTTTAGAATGGAGCAGAAATACGATGCATTGTTTTGTATGAATATCAAAGAGATATTAGTGAGAAGGTTAGAATTATCCGATGATACATTAATGCGATTTTATAATGATGCAGCCTGTTTTGGAATTGGAGAAGTATGGAAAGGTAAACTGAAAAATATAAAAAGAGGACTGGCAATTACCTTAGGGACTGGATTTGGAGCTTCTTTTCTTTTTCACGGGCTTCCGATTCAATCAGGAGAAGATATTCCTAAAGATGGAGAATTATATCACGTGCCGTTTAAGGCAGGTATTGCAGATGATTATTTCTCTACCCGTTGGTTTGTCAAGAAATATGCAGAACTTACCGGAGAAACTATTGCAGGAGTAAAAGAACTCACAGAAGCAGAAGATAAGAAACTAATTACAGCAACAATTTTTAAAGAATTCTCAGAAAATCTGGCGCAGTTTTTAGCACCGTGGTTGCTCACATATGAAGCAAGTGCACTTGTTATAGGAGGGAACATTGCAAATGCATGGAATTTTTTCTATCCTATACTTAAAAAAGAATTAGAAAAGCGAAAGTGCTACACAGAATTACATAGAAGTGAATTGCAGGAAGATGCAATTTTATTAGGGAGTGCTCGCTTGGTAAATGATATTTTTTATAAAGGATTGAGTTTCTAA
- a CDS encoding 3-hydroxyacyl-CoA dehydrogenase family protein: protein MSQQKEKIGVIGHGLMGRGIIHSYAENGFEVVAVKRRDNDTRLEDHFRHEIKKGRLEEEQYTTIKKQITSTTDLSAIADCQLIIENISENVAEKVALFDTLENLCPPETIFATNTSSIPIGKMAKKTKRPEKVIGLHYMSPVQVMDLVEIVKGLETSKETLDTCIAINKQINKVPVVVKDFPGFVASRLVSTLVNEASFIYMQGVAEAEAIDEIAKLGMNLPVGPLKLADLVGLDTALYTLDSLFENFKDPKYRANPLLRTMVESGHLGRKTGKGFYDYNK from the coding sequence ATGAGTCAACAAAAAGAAAAAATAGGAGTTATTGGACATGGATTAATGGGGAGGGGAATTATTCATTCGTATGCAGAAAATGGATTTGAAGTAGTCGCGGTTAAAAGAAGAGATAATGACACTCGATTAGAAGATCATTTTCGACATGAAATAAAAAAAGGACGATTAGAAGAAGAGCAATACACAACTATAAAGAAACAGATTACTTCTACCACTGATTTGTCTGCGATTGCAGACTGTCAGTTAATCATAGAAAATATAAGTGAAAATGTAGCAGAGAAAGTAGCGCTTTTTGATACTTTGGAAAACCTGTGTCCTCCCGAAACAATTTTTGCTACAAATACTTCCAGTATTCCTATCGGGAAAATGGCAAAAAAAACCAAAAGACCAGAAAAGGTAATAGGGTTACATTATATGTCTCCGGTTCAGGTAATGGACTTAGTAGAGATTGTAAAGGGGTTAGAGACTTCTAAAGAAACATTGGATACCTGTATAGCTATTAATAAACAAATCAATAAGGTACCGGTAGTGGTAAAGGATTTTCCCGGATTTGTAGCCAGTAGATTAGTATCTACTTTGGTGAATGAAGCTTCTTTTATTTATATGCAGGGAGTAGCAGAAGCAGAAGCAATCGATGAAATTGCTAAGTTAGGAATGAACCTTCCGGTTGGTCCTTTAAAACTGGCAGATTTAGTAGGACTGGATACTGCACTGTATACATTAGACAGTTTATTCGAAAATTTTAAAGATCCTAAATACAGAGCAAACCCTTTATTGCGTACAATGGTAGAGTCAGGTCATTTGGGAAGAAAAACAGGAAAAGGTTTTTACGACTATAATAAATAA
- a CDS encoding 3-oxoacyl-ACP synthase III family protein — translation MKTLRNVGIAGTGFYFPEQRVSNDDLKKHMATSSSWIEDKIGIKERRVVAEDECLSDLAYHASNEAIEKAEISVDDIDLIIVCAVNQDKRIPATANILQKKLKAKNAATFDVNVGGCPGTVYALVIGQQFVTSGMYDTVLVVSGEVYSKLLDWSDRNISMFFGDGVGAAILKPCKPGKGILSSVLGADSEWGADKVVMEGGSLHTYSEHLIKENRHRIRMDNREVWNFGTTIFPKIVKEASAKANIEVDKLDLVIPHQANINMIKHGMKTLRLGMDKVFTNLEYYANTGAGSVIIALADAVAQEKIKENDTIALASFGAGFSWGSAIVNWCSKEDFIN, via the coding sequence ATGAAAACACTTAGAAACGTTGGAATTGCAGGAACTGGATTTTATTTTCCGGAACAAAGAGTTAGTAATGACGATTTGAAAAAACATATGGCAACTTCTTCTTCTTGGATAGAAGATAAAATAGGTATCAAAGAAAGAAGAGTCGTAGCAGAAGATGAATGTTTGTCAGATCTGGCATATCATGCATCTAATGAAGCGATAGAAAAGGCAGAAATATCAGTAGACGATATTGATTTAATTATTGTTTGTGCCGTGAACCAGGATAAAAGAATTCCGGCAACAGCCAATATATTGCAGAAAAAGCTGAAAGCAAAAAATGCAGCTACCTTTGATGTAAATGTAGGAGGGTGTCCAGGGACTGTATATGCCTTGGTAATAGGACAACAATTTGTGACATCCGGGATGTATGATACTGTTTTGGTTGTTTCTGGAGAGGTGTACTCCAAACTACTGGATTGGTCCGACCGAAATATTTCCATGTTTTTTGGGGATGGGGTTGGAGCCGCTATATTAAAACCCTGCAAGCCAGGAAAAGGAATTTTGTCTTCTGTACTGGGAGCAGATAGTGAATGGGGAGCAGATAAGGTAGTGATGGAAGGAGGATCATTACATACCTATTCAGAACACCTTATCAAAGAAAACCGCCATAGAATTAGAATGGACAATCGAGAAGTTTGGAATTTTGGAACTACTATTTTTCCTAAAATCGTTAAAGAAGCTTCTGCCAAGGCAAATATAGAAGTTGATAAGCTGGATTTAGTAATACCTCATCAGGCTAATATCAATATGATTAAACACGGAATGAAAACATTGCGATTAGGAATGGATAAGGTGTTTACCAACTTAGAATACTATGCTAATACAGGAGCGGGCTCAGTAATTATTGCATTAGCAGATGCAGTAGCTCAAGAAAAAATAAAAGAAAATGATACCATTGCCTTAGCTTCATTTGGGGCAGGTTTTTCCTGGGGATCAGCCATTGTGAATTGGTGTAGTAAAGAAGACTTTATCAATTAG